The following are from one region of the Aspergillus chevalieri M1 DNA, chromosome 1, nearly complete sequence genome:
- a CDS encoding putative formin binding protein (COG:A;~EggNog:ENOG410PPJM;~InterPro:IPR036236,IPR013085,IPR040023,IPR003604;~PFAM:PF06220;~go_function: GO:0003676 - nucleic acid binding [Evidence IEA];~go_function: GO:0008270 - zinc ion binding [Evidence IEA];~go_process: GO:0000398 - mRNA splicing, via spliceosome [Evidence IEA]), with protein sequence MAEYWKSAPRFWCKQCKIYIRDTAFEKSQHEASAKHQSNLKRFLRDIHRNNELQQRDSQRAKDEVERLKQAVSGNAPPGKRTAAPPPPPTERPVSVDERKKQMAQLAEMGVAIPDEYRRDMALAGDWQTTSVKVIRDDNEKGKQATKSIGVRKRKAEEDADTDEEQEEPERLVSKGWGSTTRKYPGAQGEDEDLDTLLASTKNIKKVKPSKDEWPEEEGVKKEAADDNVPTKSEAGEEAAAAAAAPAPAPESEQAPIKEEPSDTTSASAPVKNETEEPEPAGGVLFKKRKPKAMRK encoded by the exons ATGGCGGAATACTGGAAATCAGCA CCCAGATTCTGGTGCAAACAGTGCAAGATCTACATCCGCGACACCGCATTCGAGAAATCCCAACACGAGGCCAGCGCAAAACACCAATCCAACCTAAAGCGCTTCCTCCGCGACATCCACCGCAATAACGAACTCCAGCAACGCGATTCACAAAGAGCAAAGGATGAAGTCGAGCGGTTAAAACAGGCCGTATCCGGCAATGCGCCGCCCGGGAAACGTACAGCcgcgcctccgccgccgccaacAGAGCGACCAGTTTCGGTTGATGAAAGGAAGAAACAAATGGCGCAGTTGGCGGAAATGGGCGTTGCGATTCCGGATGAGTATAGACGGGATATGGCGCTGGCGGGTGATTGGCAGACTACGTCTGTCAAGGTGATTCGAGATGATAATGAGAAGGGGAAACAGGCGACAAAGTCAATCGGGGTGCGCAAGCGCaaggctgaagaagatgcgGATACGgatgaagaacaggaggaaCCTGAACGACTTGTTAGTAAGGGATGGGGGTCGACGACGCGGAAATACCCCGGTGCTCAgggtgaggatgaagatcTGGATACGCTACTTGCATCTACGAAGAATATCAAGAAGGTTAAACCTTCTAAGGATGAGTggccggaggaggagggtgtaAAGAAGGAAGCAGCTGATGATAATGTTCCGACGAAGAGTGAGGCTGGGgaggaggctgctgctgctgctgcggcgcCGGCGCCGGCGCCGGAGTCTGAGCAGGCTCCTATCAAAGAAGAACCGTCTGATACGACTTCGGCTTCTGCGCCAGTCAAGAACGAGACTGAAGAGCCAGAACCGGCGGGAGGAGTGCTATTCAAGAAGCGCAAACCGAAGGCTATGCGGAAATAA
- a CDS encoding putative C6 finger domain protein (COG:S;~EggNog:ENOG410PJQ9;~InterPro:IPR036864,IPR001138;~PFAM:PF00172;~go_function: GO:0000981 - DNA-binding transcription factor activity, RNA polymerase II-specific [Evidence IEA];~go_function: GO:0008270 - zinc ion binding [Evidence IEA];~go_process: GO:0006355 - regulation of transcription, DNA-templated [Evidence IEA]), giving the protein MTESTELANPPGESAQQSTESQNGPTAETTSAPAATESSFPALPTIDSTLPAIDKTMPPMDSSLPAIDSSIPAFDSSVPALPSIDTSLPPLDTTLPAEVNLHTDHSFFSDMRQDDTQGAQSGDPTSAPGESNDGLPQHADSSHASTPANQTNQPASNGTYHYSQQSAEQPQPQPQQHQPPPPQPQGQEQQPQQQQAQQNQQPQAQSQQQYQQYQPQQQTQPQAQYQPQQQAPQQYQQAPQQQYQPQQQQQQYQQQYQQQGSPQAGGQPMNTNHMDHNGVQGQQAHIPQAPIGSPMPANSPPMPSAGQYMTGYPTNVSQMNNAQMRYQLPGDPNKMLSGSRHKKEVKRRTKTGCLTCRKRRIKCDEGHPVCRNCVKSKRDCLGYDPVFRPQSSTPSAIQPAPNPSPSLVVTPQEPPSGASYPAAPPGYVPAVSQPFAPSLPSESSAPSSTEQSQFNYSAAIDPSLEQNNNSGNMASVQHATTNLTDGFYQAPINASGMLCSLGSPAFLASTDIRIVKQVQISDLLALRGIPPPPPHPVTALPPGRLEEIQAVFLATYAPAIDRFFETPWFQEKALPHVMANAQLMAEYSALIDAFNDRNLEDPNVVARLESFEASVIWSTITLCRHVMNMANGNHGQDFDLLAASKRLDVMEALLTGDHVETNPLEQSPVRQPAADPPALTVQITQRSLDFWSCLGHFLTLHDNEASSAKEIDDTLARCRTLLDTTENRDVIYSIAIARHLGQRWADFPHSLPQPITTNEKDAGAKLYVAQKFLEQQANGSGTTQVSKRICGMAVRSWFVSRE; this is encoded by the exons ATGACGGAGTCTACAGAACTTGCCAACCCACCTGGCGAGTCGGCCCAGCAGTCAACCGAGTCGCAGAATGGCCCAACCGCGGAGACAACGAGCGCACCGGCCGCTACAGAATCGTCCTTCCCAGCGCTACCGACAATAGATTCGACTTTGCCAGCTATTGATAAAACCATGCCACCCATGGATTCGTCATTGCCTGCGATCGATTCATCTATTCCAGCCTTCGATTCATCAGTACCAGCGCTGCCATCGATCGATACTTCTTTGCCTCCGCTGGATACGACACTACCTGCTGAGGTCAATCTACATACGGACCATTCCTTCTTTTCGGATATGAGACAGGACGATACCCAAGGTGCACAGTCGGGGGATCCTACATCTGCGCCTGGAGAATCCAATGATGGCCTGCCTCAGCATGCAGATTCGTCTCATGCTTCGACTCCTGCCAATCAAACAAACCAGCCGGCTTCTAATGGCACCTACCATTACTCTCAGCAGTCGGCTGAGCAACCGCAGCCCCAGCCACAGCAGCATcaacctccaccaccacagcCGCAGGGCCAGGAGCAACAaccgcaacaacaacaagcacAGCAAAATCAACAACCGCAGGCGCAGTCTCAGCaacaatatcaacaataTCAGCCACAGCAACAGACACAGCCGCAGGCGCAGTATCAACCACAGCAACAAGCTCCTCAGCAGTATCAACAAGCTCCCCAGCAACAATATCAaccacagcagcagcagcagcagtatcAGCAGCAATATCAACAGCAAGGCAGTCCACAAGCCGGAGGTCAACCCATGAATACCAATCATATGGATCACAATGGTGTTCAAGGGCAGCAGGCGCATATCCCCCAGGCCCCCATTGGGTCCCCCATGCCGGCAAACTCGCCTCCAATGCCTTCCGCGGGCCAGTATATGACAGGTTATCCGACGAATGTGTCGCAGATGAACAACGCTCAGATGCGCTACCAGCTCCCAGGAGACCCTAATAAAATGCTGTCGGGCAGCAGACACAAGAAAGAGGTCAAGCGCAGAACAAAGACGGGTTGTCTTACATGTCGCAAGCGAAGAATCAAG TGCGACGAAGGGCATCCCGTTTGTCGAAACTGCGTCAAAAGTAAACGAGACTGTTTAGGTTACGACCCTGTCTTCAGACCACAATCATCGACGCCTTCTGCAATTCAACCGGCTCCTAATCCGTCTCCTTCGCTGGTTGTCACTCCACAGGAACCCCCAAGCGGTGCCTCCTACCCTGCGGCGCCCCCTGGCTACGTACCTGCAGTCTCTCAACCCTTCGCACCGTCCCTACCCTCCGAGTCGTCTGCGCCGTCATCCACAGAGCAAAGTCAATTCAATTACAGCGCGGCCATTGACCCGTCGCTGGAGCAGAATAACAATTCTGGGAACATGGCCAGCGTGCAGCATGCGACGACAAATCTCACCGATGGATTCTACCAAGCTCCCATCAATGCGAGCGGTATGTTATGCTCCCTCGGTTCTCCAGCTTTTCTTGCGTCTACTGACATTCGCATAGTAAAACAAGTCCAGATTAGCGACCTTCTTGCGCTTAGAGGCATCCCTCCCCCGCCTCCTCATCCCGTCACTGCTCTCCCGCCTGGTCGCCTCGAAGAAATCCAAGCTGTTTTCCTCGCGACATATGCTCCTGCCATTGATCGATTCTTCGAGACACCGTGGTTCCAAGAGAAGGCGCTACCCCATGTTATGGCGAACGCGCAACTCATGGCTGAATATTCCGCATTGATCGACGCGTTCAACGATCGAAATCTCGAGGATCCCAATGTTGTCGCTCGACTGGAGAGTTTTGAGGCATCGGTCATTTGGAGCACCATAACCTTGTGTCGCCACGTGATGAACATGGCGAATGGGAATCACGGCCAGGACTTTGATCTGCTGGCGGCTTCGAAACGTCTCGATGTCATGGAGGCCTTGCTTACCGGCGACCACGTGGAAACAAACCCATTGGAACAATCTCCCGTTCGCCAACCCGCAGCGGACCCGCCAGCGCTTACCGTTCAGATCACACAACGGTCGTTGGATTTCTGGAGTTGTCTTGGCCACTTCTTGACTCTCCACGATAACGAAGCCAGTTCTGCGAAGGAGATCGATGACACATTGGCTCGTTGTCGGACCCTTCTGGACACGACTGAAAACCGCGACGTGATCTACTCGATTGCTATTGCCCGCCATCTTGGACAACGATGGGCAGATTTTCCGCACAGCCTTCCCCAGCCGATCACGACCAACGAGAAAGATGCGGGAGCGAAACTGTACGTGGCGCAAAAGTTTCTTGAACAGCAAGCCAACGGAAGTGGCACCACGCAAGTCTCGAAACGGATATGCGGGATGGCCGTTCGGTCGTGGTTTGTATCTCGGGAGTAG